The Deltaproteobacteria bacterium HGW-Deltaproteobacteria-4 genome includes a window with the following:
- a CDS encoding proline/glycine betaine ABC transporter ATP-binding protein ProV, which produces MEEKTTKIKVVNVTKIFGPHPKRALKMLQAGSSKETIHAETGTTVGVYDASFEINAGEIFVIMGLSGSGKSTMVRILNRLIEPTAGSVFVDGDDVATMNDQQLIELRRKKMCMVFQSFALMPHLTVLENAAFGLEISGIDKMIRSERALKALEQVGLEGYAASYPRQLSGGMQQRVGLARALAVNPDILLMDEAFSALDPLIRTEMQDELLKLQSRAQRTIVFISHDLDEAMRIGDRIAIMEGGRVVQVGTPEEILQNPADDYVRAFFRGVDPTNILTAGDIARKSAVTIIRHRGEGPRTALQRLISHERDYGYVLDSERRFMGLVSTDSLKEFIDSNGGQDLIPTFLPEARAVLSSESMQDILPEVTARPWPIPVLDEEGRYLGVISKNQFLRTLQRGHEESAKTASVELPVEDNAL; this is translated from the coding sequence ATGGAGGAAAAGACCACCAAGATCAAGGTTGTCAACGTGACTAAAATTTTCGGCCCTCACCCCAAGAGGGCCTTGAAGATGCTCCAGGCTGGATCGAGCAAGGAGACCATTCACGCCGAGACCGGCACGACGGTCGGCGTCTACGATGCCAGCTTCGAAATTAACGCCGGCGAAATTTTCGTCATCATGGGACTCTCGGGCTCGGGAAAGTCGACCATGGTGAGGATTCTTAACCGCCTGATCGAACCGACGGCCGGTTCAGTCTTCGTCGACGGTGACGACGTGGCGACGATGAACGATCAACAGTTGATCGAGCTGCGTCGCAAGAAGATGTGCATGGTCTTCCAGTCCTTTGCACTGATGCCGCACCTGACGGTGCTGGAGAATGCCGCCTTTGGACTGGAGATCTCGGGTATCGACAAAATGATCCGCAGCGAGCGGGCGCTAAAGGCCCTCGAACAGGTCGGCCTCGAAGGCTACGCGGCGAGCTATCCCCGGCAACTCTCCGGGGGGATGCAGCAGCGCGTCGGCCTCGCCCGGGCGTTGGCGGTCAATCCCGACATCCTCCTCATGGACGAAGCCTTCTCCGCCCTCGATCCCTTGATCCGCACCGAGATGCAGGATGAACTCCTTAAATTGCAATCGCGGGCGCAGCGCACCATCGTCTTCATCTCTCACGATCTCGACGAAGCAATGCGCATCGGTGACCGTATCGCTATTATGGAAGGAGGGAGGGTGGTGCAGGTCGGGACTCCCGAGGAGATCCTGCAGAACCCGGCCGACGACTATGTCCGCGCCTTCTTCCGCGGTGTCGACCCGACGAACATTCTCACCGCCGGCGATATCGCCCGCAAATCAGCAGTGACGATCATCCGCCATCGCGGTGAAGGCCCTCGCACCGCCCTGCAACGCCTCATCAGTCATGAACGCGATTACGGCTATGTCCTTGACAGCGAACGCCGCTTCATGGGGCTGGTCTCCACCGATTCCCTCAAAGAATTTATTGACAGCAACGGTGGCCAGGATCTGATCCCGACCTTTCTTCCCGAAGCCCGGGCCGTACTGAGTAGCGAATCGATGCAGGATATCCTGCCGGAGGTCACCGCCCGGCCATGGCCGATCCCGGTTCTTGATGAAGAGGGACGATATCTCGGAGTCATTTCCAAGAATCAGTTCCTGCGTACCCTGCAAAGAGGGCATGAGGAGAGCGCTAAAACCGCAAGCGTAGAGCTGCCGGTGGAGGATAACGCACTATGA
- a CDS encoding glycine/betaine ABC transporter permease, with product MKLLNFDEQLIPLDTWIQNGVDWLVSNYRDLFQVIKVPIEKTLEVLQWTFAFLPPFVLIALLSLAAWRYAGKRVMVFTLLSLLLIGYLGLWEDTMVTLSMVICSVLFCAVAGIPLGILSGRSDRFEMILRPFLDAMQTTPAFVYLIPVVMLFSIGTVSGVLATIVFALPPIIRLTSLGIRQVHPELVEAAVAFGATPWQVLRKVQFPLALPSIMTGLNQTIMMALSMVVIAALIGAGGLGGPVVQGLNTLEIGLATVGGLAIVLLAMILDRITQGFAKAR from the coding sequence ATGAAATTACTAAACTTTGACGAGCAACTCATCCCCCTCGACACCTGGATCCAAAACGGTGTTGACTGGTTGGTCTCCAACTATCGCGACCTCTTCCAGGTGATCAAGGTTCCGATCGAAAAAACTCTGGAAGTTTTGCAGTGGACCTTCGCCTTCCTCCCCCCCTTCGTCCTGATTGCACTCCTCTCCCTGGCGGCCTGGCGCTACGCCGGCAAGCGGGTGATGGTCTTTACTCTCCTCAGCCTGTTATTGATCGGCTATCTCGGCCTTTGGGAGGACACCATGGTCACCCTGTCGATGGTAATCTGTTCTGTCCTCTTCTGCGCCGTCGCCGGCATCCCCCTTGGAATCCTCTCCGGACGGAGTGATCGCTTTGAGATGATTTTGCGCCCCTTTCTCGATGCCATGCAGACGACCCCGGCCTTCGTCTATCTGATTCCGGTGGTAATGCTCTTCAGCATCGGGACGGTCTCCGGGGTCCTGGCGACCATCGTCTTTGCTTTGCCACCGATCATCCGTCTGACCAGCCTCGGCATCCGCCAGGTCCATCCTGAACTGGTCGAGGCGGCCGTCGCTTTCGGTGCCACCCCCTGGCAGGTACTGCGCAAGGTGCAGTTCCCCCTGGCGCTCCCCTCAATCATGACCGGTCTCAACCAGACGATCATGATGGCTCTGTCGATGGTCGTTATCGCCGCCCTGATCGGTGCCGGTGGCCTCGGCGGGCCGGTTGTGCAGGGGCTCAACACTCTGGAGATCGGCCTGGCGACTGTCGGCGGCCTCGCCATCGTCTTGCTGGCAATGATCCTCGACCGGATCACTCAGGGTTTCGCAAAAGCGCGATAA
- a CDS encoding proline/glycine betaine ABC transporter substrate-binding protein ProX, which produces MKRIVFSLIGFGLMAILATPLLAESDKPGKGVKVQPARATWNTGYFQEAIVRKGLIELGYNVKKPKELQNPIFYQSLALGDVDYWTNGWFPNHDGQLPKGAEKTIEKVGYIVKAGGLQGYLVSKRDVEKYNIQSLDDFRRPEVKQAFDANGDGKADLTACPAGWGCESVIAHHMEVYDLDKDINLIKAAYSASMADTLARYNNGEPVFFYTWAPNWTIFKLKPGTDVMWINVPKTLPNESQKSGEERMTASAIEGAVSDPIKLGFVVSDIQIVANKKFLTKNPAAKKFFELFTMSLADINEQNTLMENGEKSQKDIERHADAWIAKHRGIWEQWLAEARKVAK; this is translated from the coding sequence ATGAAACGTATCGTATTCAGCCTGATCGGCTTCGGACTCATGGCCATCCTCGCCACTCCCCTTCTGGCGGAGAGCGACAAGCCAGGTAAGGGGGTCAAGGTGCAGCCGGCCCGGGCTACCTGGAACACCGGTTACTTTCAGGAAGCGATTGTCCGCAAAGGGCTCATCGAGCTCGGTTACAATGTCAAAAAACCGAAGGAGTTGCAGAATCCGATCTTCTACCAATCCCTCGCCCTCGGTGATGTCGACTACTGGACCAACGGCTGGTTCCCCAACCATGACGGCCAGCTCCCCAAGGGGGCGGAAAAGACGATCGAAAAGGTCGGTTATATCGTCAAAGCTGGCGGATTGCAGGGCTATCTGGTCTCTAAACGGGATGTCGAAAAGTACAACATCCAATCCCTCGACGATTTCCGTCGTCCCGAAGTCAAGCAGGCCTTCGATGCCAATGGGGACGGCAAGGCCGATCTGACTGCCTGCCCGGCCGGTTGGGGCTGTGAATCGGTTATTGCTCACCACATGGAAGTTTATGATCTTGACAAGGATATCAACCTGATCAAGGCCGCCTATTCGGCGAGTATGGCCGACACCCTGGCTCGCTACAATAATGGTGAACCGGTCTTTTTTTACACCTGGGCGCCGAACTGGACGATCTTCAAACTCAAGCCGGGGACAGATGTGATGTGGATCAACGTACCAAAGACCCTCCCCAATGAATCACAGAAGTCCGGGGAAGAGCGCATGACGGCCAGCGCTATCGAGGGGGCCGTGAGCGACCCGATCAAACTCGGCTTTGTCGTCAGCGACATTCAGATCGTCGCCAACAAAAAGTTTCTGACCAAGAACCCGGCGGCCAAAAAGTTCTTCGAACTCTTCACTATGTCCCTGGCTGACATCAACGAGCAGAACACGTTGATGGAGAATGGAGAGAAGTCTCAGAAGGATATTGAACGCCATGCGGATGCGTGGATTGCCAAGCACCGGGGCATTTGGGAGCAATGGTTGGCTGAAGCGCGTAAGGTTGCGAAGTAG
- a CDS encoding iron-sulfur cluster-binding oxidoreductase translates to MTNLACGCPGSHVRTIEKNDSAPSTESGDRPSELRQWPTQLQLVPPTAPYLQNAHLLIAADCAPFAYPEFHRDFIKGRILVNACPKLDDTGPYIDKLAAMIANNDVQSVTVTIMEVPCCRGLAMLANEAVKKSGKDVPVEVVVIGINGERKK, encoded by the coding sequence ATGACGAACTTAGCCTGTGGCTGCCCCGGTTCCCACGTCCGCACCATCGAGAAGAACGACAGCGCCCCGAGCACAGAGAGCGGCGACCGCCCCTCCGAGCTGCGCCAGTGGCCGACCCAGCTCCAGCTGGTGCCGCCGACCGCGCCGTATCTGCAGAACGCCCATCTCCTCATTGCCGCCGACTGCGCCCCCTTTGCCTACCCGGAGTTCCACCGCGACTTTATCAAGGGGCGGATCCTGGTCAACGCTTGTCCCAAGCTCGACGACACCGGCCCCTATATCGACAAGCTGGCAGCGATGATCGCCAACAACGACGTGCAGTCGGTGACGGTGACGATCATGGAGGTCCCCTGCTGCCGCGGCCTGGCGATGCTCGCCAACGAAGCCGTGAAGAAGTCGGGGAAGGACGTGCCGGTCGAGGTGGTGGTGATCGGTATCAACGGCGAAAGGAAAAAGTAA
- a CDS encoding cation-binding protein: MKSDVTKVLVDEHQLILRMIALVEEKTALLEAGKFRNWQFYLDAVDFIRNYADRFHHAKEEDVLFVELIQNGMPEKSSPIEAMHIEHDQGRAHVRAIEDAAQKALVGEIGQGAIIAEHAKGYATLLRGHIDKEDNILYPLAERVLPEGVRERMLAAYAVAEAKTPLLEERYRQLVEGYERQSV, translated from the coding sequence ATGAAAAGCGACGTGACGAAAGTGCTGGTCGATGAGCATCAGCTGATCCTGCGTATGATCGCGCTGGTCGAAGAGAAGACCGCCCTCCTCGAAGCCGGGAAGTTCCGCAACTGGCAGTTCTACCTCGACGCCGTCGACTTTATCCGCAACTATGCCGACCGGTTTCATCATGCCAAGGAGGAGGATGTCCTCTTTGTCGAGCTGATCCAAAACGGCATGCCCGAGAAGAGCTCGCCGATCGAGGCGATGCACATCGAGCACGACCAGGGGCGCGCCCATGTCCGCGCCATCGAGGACGCGGCGCAGAAGGCCCTGGTCGGCGAGATCGGGCAGGGGGCGATTATCGCCGAGCACGCCAAGGGGTATGCGACGCTGCTGCGTGGCCATATCGACAAGGAGGATAACATCCTCTATCCGTTGGCGGAGCGGGTCTTGCCGGAGGGCGTGCGCGAGCGAATGCTGGCCGCCTACGCGGTCGCCGAGGCGAAGACGCCGCTGCTGGAGGAGCGTTATCGGCAGCTGGTGGAAGGGTATGAGCGGCAGTCGGTGTGA
- a CDS encoding excinuclease ABC subunit UvrA, which translates to MSNQIVIKGACEHNLKCIDVTIPRDKFVVITGVSGSGKSTLAFDTLYAEGQRRYVESLSAYARQFLEQMEKPDVESIEGLSPAISIEQKTTSKNPRSTVGTVTEIYDYLRLLFARAGRVHCPQCDKEIAAQTVQQMVDRVMELPERSRIMILAPMVRGRKGEYKKEIKQLLADGYVRGRIDGVMVELAEAPELDKKKNHDIEVVIDRLVIKDDIAGRLADSLESALRLASGLVRVEIIDGESYLFSEQHACVDCNISLPEVTPRLFSFNNPHGACPDCSGLGTRMYFDLEQVVPNPALSLRDGAIVPWETRTGFYYQQLLEALADHYEFSITAPFEQLGERIRNVLLYGSGKEEVRFFYDQGGRRHYYLKAFEGVIPNLERRFHETDSEGVRENLERFMNVMPCPTCQGARLKPEALGVRVSGKNICAVTALSISEAQEFFATLQLTSKEEEIARRILKEIRERLSFLTHVGLDYLSLDRTAGTLSGGEGQRIRLATQVGSSLVGVLYILDEPSIGLHQRDNRRLLDTLFRLRDLGNTVLVVEHDEETIIEADYVIDMGPGAGVHGGEVVAAGTPAEIMANPASLTGRYLSGELTIAVPRERRKAQRWITMKNACEHNLKGIDVSIPLGVMTCVTGVSGSGKSSLIIDTLYKALAQRLYKAKEKAGKVDDILGLEALDKVIDIDQSPIGRTPRSNPATYTGLFTDVRDIFSHLPDAKIRGYGPGRFSFNVKGGRCEACQGDGIIKIEMHFLPDVYVQCEVCKGERYNRETLEVRYKGKNIAEILDMTVSQALKFLENIPRINSKLKTLHDVGLGYIKLGQSATTLSGGEAQRVKLAKELTKRATGRTIYILDEPTTGLHFADIQKLLDVLQRLVETGNTILIIEHNLDVVKTADHLIDLGPEGGKRGGEIVACGTPEEVAKVSASQTGQYLRKLL; encoded by the coding sequence ATGTCGAACCAGATCGTCATCAAAGGTGCCTGCGAGCACAACCTCAAATGTATCGACGTCACCATCCCCCGCGACAAATTCGTCGTTATCACCGGCGTCTCCGGCTCCGGAAAGTCGACCCTTGCCTTCGACACCCTCTATGCCGAGGGGCAGCGCCGCTATGTCGAATCCCTCTCCGCTTATGCCCGGCAGTTTCTGGAGCAGATGGAGAAGCCCGATGTCGAGTCGATCGAAGGGCTCTCTCCCGCGATCTCCATCGAGCAGAAGACGACGAGCAAGAACCCGCGTTCGACGGTCGGCACCGTTACCGAGATCTACGACTACCTGCGCCTCCTCTTTGCAAGAGCCGGACGGGTGCACTGTCCGCAGTGCGACAAGGAGATCGCCGCCCAGACCGTGCAGCAGATGGTCGACCGGGTCATGGAACTGCCGGAGCGTAGCCGCATCATGATTTTGGCGCCGATGGTGCGTGGTCGTAAGGGGGAGTACAAGAAGGAGATCAAGCAGCTCCTTGCCGACGGTTATGTGCGCGGCCGTATCGACGGGGTCATGGTCGAACTCGCCGAAGCGCCGGAACTCGACAAGAAGAAGAATCACGATATCGAAGTGGTGATCGATCGACTCGTGATCAAGGACGACATCGCCGGTCGTCTTGCCGATTCGCTGGAGAGCGCCCTGCGCCTCGCCAGCGGCCTGGTGCGGGTCGAGATCATTGACGGCGAGTCGTACCTCTTTTCGGAGCAGCACGCCTGCGTTGACTGCAACATCTCCCTCCCCGAGGTGACGCCGCGCCTCTTCTCCTTCAACAATCCGCACGGCGCCTGCCCTGACTGCTCCGGACTCGGCACCCGCATGTATTTTGATCTGGAGCAGGTCGTCCCCAATCCCGCCCTCTCCCTGCGCGATGGTGCGATCGTCCCCTGGGAGACGCGCACCGGTTTCTATTATCAGCAGCTCCTCGAAGCCCTGGCCGATCACTATGAATTCTCCATCACCGCCCCCTTCGAGCAGCTAGGGGAACGGATCCGCAACGTCCTCCTTTACGGTTCGGGGAAAGAAGAGGTGCGCTTTTTCTACGATCAGGGGGGGCGGCGTCACTACTACCTCAAAGCCTTCGAGGGGGTGATCCCCAATCTCGAGCGGCGCTTCCATGAGACCGATTCCGAGGGGGTGCGCGAAAATCTCGAACGCTTCATGAACGTCATGCCCTGCCCGACCTGCCAGGGGGCGCGGCTCAAGCCCGAGGCGTTGGGAGTGCGGGTGAGCGGCAAAAATATCTGCGCCGTCACTGCTCTGTCGATCAGTGAAGCGCAGGAGTTCTTTGCCACCCTGCAGTTGACGAGCAAGGAGGAGGAGATTGCCCGGCGTATCCTCAAGGAGATCCGCGAGCGCCTCTCCTTCCTCACCCACGTCGGCCTCGATTACCTTTCTCTTGACCGCACTGCCGGCACCCTCTCCGGCGGTGAAGGGCAGCGTATCCGCCTTGCCACCCAGGTCGGCTCCAGTCTGGTCGGGGTCCTCTACATCCTCGACGAGCCCTCCATCGGCCTGCATCAGCGCGACAACCGCCGCCTACTCGATACCCTCTTTCGCCTCCGCGATCTCGGCAATACCGTCCTCGTTGTCGAACACGACGAAGAAACGATTATCGAGGCGGATTACGTCATCGACATGGGGCCGGGGGCGGGGGTGCATGGCGGTGAAGTCGTGGCGGCGGGGACACCGGCGGAGATCATGGCCAATCCCGCTTCCCTCACCGGCCGCTACCTTTCCGGCGAACTGACCATCGCTGTCCCCCGGGAGCGACGGAAGGCGCAGCGCTGGATCACCATGAAGAATGCCTGCGAGCACAACCTCAAGGGGATCGACGTGTCGATCCCCCTCGGGGTGATGACCTGCGTCACCGGCGTCTCCGGCTCGGGGAAATCCTCCCTGATCATCGACACCCTCTACAAGGCGCTGGCGCAGCGTCTCTATAAGGCGAAGGAGAAGGCAGGGAAGGTCGATGATATCCTCGGCCTCGAAGCTCTCGACAAGGTCATCGACATCGATCAGTCCCCCATCGGACGCACGCCACGCTCCAACCCCGCCACCTACACCGGCCTCTTCACCGATGTCCGCGACATCTTCTCCCATCTCCCCGACGCCAAGATCCGCGGCTACGGACCGGGGCGCTTCTCCTTCAATGTCAAGGGGGGGCGCTGCGAAGCCTGCCAGGGGGACGGGATCATCAAGATCGAGATGCACTTTCTCCCCGATGTCTACGTGCAATGCGAGGTCTGCAAGGGGGAGCGCTACAACCGCGAGACGCTGGAGGTGCGCTACAAGGGGAAGAATATCGCCGAGATCCTCGATATGACCGTCAGCCAGGCGCTGAAGTTTCTGGAAAACATCCCGCGCATCAACAGCAAGCTCAAGACCCTGCACGACGTCGGCCTCGGCTACATCAAGCTCGGTCAGAGCGCCACCACCCTCTCCGGCGGCGAAGCGCAACGGGTCAAGCTCGCCAAGGAGCTGACCAAGCGCGCCACCGGCCGTACCATCTACATCCTTGACGAGCCGACCACCGGCCTGCACTTTGCCGATATCCAGAAACTCCTCGATGTGCTGCAGCGTCTGGTCGAGACCGGCAACACCATCCTCATCATCGAGCACAACCTTGACGTCGTCAAGACCGCCGACCACCTCATCGACCTCGGCCCGGAAGGGGGGAAGCGCGGCGGCGAGATCGTCGCCTGCGGCACTCCGGAAGAGGTAGCCAAGGTCAGCGCTTCGCAGACCGGGCAGTATTTACGCAAGTTGCTGTAG
- the cls gene encoding cardiolipin synthase gives MLSTTLTILFLAFGIFSAGHALLLKRDPRSALGWFVVCLIVPGLGALGYWFLGVNRIRSKARRWRARGRMHFFEWACEDHGEEVPLPQHLRRENFFALRSLADAVTRRHLVHGNKLSLLHNGEEVYPAMLAAIEGAQHSVYLSSYIFADDHSGQSFCDALQRAAARGVDVRVLVDALGERYFWPAIHRRLTKMAIRHARFLPFSLSSWGFFINLRNHRKLLIVDNCVGFTGGMNISDRHLLADPALPHRVVDLHFEIAGPVVGQMQEAFFEDWYFATGEVPQKPLTSPVPLADGASFCRGISAGPNEDFEPLTWIIVGALNSARKRVCIMTPYFIPDRALTTALCAAALRGVQVEIILPQKNNFPFVHWASQDYFTELLEHKVRIFYQPPPFVHSKMLLMDHHYALIGSANIDPRSLRLNFEFNLEIFDQTTTAALTDYFDAARAVSVPVTATRMRALPLWIRLRNGFAKIFSPYL, from the coding sequence ATGCTGAGCACCACCCTGACCATCCTCTTTCTCGCTTTCGGGATCTTTTCGGCCGGGCATGCGCTGCTGCTCAAGCGTGATCCCCGCTCGGCTCTGGGCTGGTTTGTGGTCTGCCTCATTGTTCCCGGTCTGGGTGCGCTCGGTTACTGGTTTCTCGGGGTCAATCGTATCCGCAGCAAGGCGAGGCGTTGGCGGGCGCGGGGGCGGATGCACTTCTTCGAATGGGCTTGTGAGGATCATGGTGAGGAAGTCCCCTTGCCACAGCATTTGCGCCGGGAAAATTTTTTCGCACTGCGCAGCCTTGCCGACGCGGTTACCCGCCGACATCTGGTGCATGGCAATAAACTGTCCCTTCTGCATAACGGCGAAGAAGTTTATCCGGCGATGCTGGCGGCCATTGAGGGGGCGCAGCACAGCGTCTATCTTTCTTCGTATATCTTTGCCGATGACCACAGTGGTCAGTCCTTCTGTGATGCCCTGCAAAGAGCGGCGGCGCGCGGCGTCGATGTCCGGGTGCTGGTTGATGCTCTCGGTGAACGCTACTTCTGGCCAGCGATTCATCGCCGGCTGACCAAAATGGCGATTCGCCATGCCCGTTTTCTCCCCTTTTCGTTGTCGAGCTGGGGATTTTTCATCAACCTGCGCAACCACCGCAAGCTGCTGATCGTCGATAATTGCGTCGGGTTCACCGGCGGCATGAATATCAGTGACCGCCACCTCCTTGCCGACCCAGCTCTGCCGCATCGCGTTGTCGACCTGCACTTTGAGATTGCCGGTCCGGTGGTCGGGCAGATGCAGGAAGCTTTCTTTGAGGATTGGTACTTTGCCACCGGAGAAGTACCGCAGAAACCGCTCACTTCACCAGTGCCCCTTGCCGATGGAGCATCCTTCTGCCGCGGCATCAGTGCCGGCCCGAATGAAGATTTTGAACCTCTCACCTGGATCATCGTCGGCGCCCTCAACTCTGCCCGCAAGCGTGTTTGCATCATGACCCCCTACTTTATCCCCGATCGTGCCCTGACCACCGCCCTTTGTGCCGCAGCGCTGCGCGGGGTCCAGGTCGAAATCATTCTGCCACAAAAGAATAATTTTCCTTTTGTGCACTGGGCGTCCCAGGATTATTTCACTGAATTGCTCGAACATAAGGTCCGCATCTTTTACCAGCCCCCCCCCTTCGTCCACAGCAAAATGTTGCTCATGGATCATCACTACGCCTTGATCGGCTCAGCCAATATCGATCCCCGCAGTCTGCGCCTTAACTTTGAATTCAATCTTGAAATTTTTGACCAGACGACAACGGCAGCCCTGACCGATTACTTTGATGCGGCGCGGGCGGTCTCGGTGCCAGTGACCGCAACGCGGATGCGGGCGCTGCCGCTCTGGATCCGTTTACGTAATGGCTTTGCCAAGATCTTCTCTCCTTATCTTTGA